Proteins found in one Aneurinibacillus uraniidurans genomic segment:
- the rpmB gene encoding 50S ribosomal protein L28, translating to MARVCYVTGKRAKTGNKRSHSNRANKRSWGVNVQKVRILVDGKPKRVYVSTKALKSGLVTRV from the coding sequence ATGGCACGTGTATGTTATGTAACAGGTAAACGAGCTAAGACTGGTAACAAACGCAGTCACTCGAACCGTGCAAATAAACGCTCTTGGGGCGTTAACGTACAAAAAGTACGCATCCTGGTTGACGGAAAACCGAAGCGTGTGTACGTGAGCACAAAAGCTCTGAAATCCGGCTTAGTTACTCGTGTGTAG
- a CDS encoding Asp23/Gls24 family envelope stress response protein has protein sequence MSVQISTELGKIEIDSQVVETMAGAVAMECYGLVGMSSRRTMKDGIAEILGRENLSRGVEVRQEEGRTIINMYIIVSYGTKISEVAHSVQGRVTYALEQNLGLQVDDVNIYVQGVRGEMNS, from the coding sequence ATGAGTGTTCAGATCAGCACAGAGCTCGGAAAAATTGAAATTGACAGTCAAGTTGTCGAGACGATGGCGGGTGCTGTGGCAATGGAATGTTACGGTCTTGTTGGCATGTCTTCACGCCGGACGATGAAAGACGGAATCGCTGAGATTTTGGGTCGTGAGAACTTGTCACGCGGCGTCGAAGTGCGGCAGGAAGAGGGGCGTACGATCATTAACATGTATATTATCGTTAGCTACGGCACGAAAATCTCCGAGGTGGCACACAGTGTGCAAGGCCGTGTAACGTATGCGCTGGAGCAAAACCTTGGATTGCAAGTAGATGATGTGAATATTTATGTGCAAGGTGTCCGTGGAGAAATGAACTCCTAA
- a CDS encoding DAK2 domain-containing protein has translation MKSSTLTGQVLRHMYKVGAARLTQHAQQVDALNVFPVPDGDTGTNMNLTFTSGVAELEKSAEQTAEKVASVFSRGLLMGARGNSGVILSQLFRGFAKGLTGLGEADARQVADAFQQGVDMAYKAVMKPVEGTILTVAREAAAAARKAARGTVEEVIEALVVAAQRALDHTPNQLPVLKEVGVVDSGGQGLVYIYEGFLQALNEDVSFEKRVVDSKPQAPTAAIFGEAHEEMHHVINPADIVYGYCTEFMVHLRETNGFRMEAFRERISQYGDSLLVVADDDLIKVHIHAEEPGDVLSFAHKYGTLDRIKIENMRLQHEAVLRRQEAKQQTVSPVPAVPIEAASAVVEDVVPPLDFVVEPQKASERYGMIAVASGAGITEIFRSLGVGTIIEGGQTMNPSTEQFVQAIEASGASNVIILPNNKNIIMAAKQAAELVDIPVAVIPAVSVPQGMSAMLAFAPEAELVHNEASMTEAVGLVKTGLVTYAVRDTKLNEIEIKEGDFIGIQDGEIVAAGSDMYTVATDLVACMVEKDDELITVLYGADSTEAKLDEWEKRIRETYSSYEVEVHEGGQPLYAFIIAVE, from the coding sequence GTGAAAAGCAGTACGCTGACGGGACAGGTTCTTCGTCATATGTATAAAGTGGGTGCAGCGCGTTTGACGCAGCATGCACAGCAAGTTGATGCATTAAATGTATTTCCGGTGCCAGATGGTGATACCGGAACGAATATGAATTTGACGTTTACGTCGGGAGTAGCAGAACTTGAGAAATCAGCCGAACAGACAGCCGAGAAAGTCGCGTCTGTATTTTCACGCGGCCTTCTTATGGGGGCACGCGGCAACTCCGGTGTAATCTTATCTCAGTTGTTCCGAGGTTTCGCGAAGGGGCTGACAGGTCTTGGGGAGGCGGATGCTCGTCAGGTAGCGGATGCGTTCCAGCAAGGCGTCGATATGGCATACAAAGCCGTCATGAAGCCAGTGGAAGGGACGATTTTAACCGTAGCTCGCGAAGCGGCAGCAGCGGCACGTAAGGCAGCGCGTGGCACGGTAGAGGAAGTAATTGAGGCGCTTGTAGTTGCGGCACAGCGTGCGCTTGACCATACACCGAATCAGCTTCCGGTACTCAAAGAAGTGGGCGTTGTTGATTCCGGTGGACAGGGGCTTGTTTACATATACGAGGGCTTTTTACAGGCACTGAACGAAGATGTATCATTCGAGAAGCGAGTCGTGGACAGCAAGCCGCAAGCTCCAACGGCTGCTATATTTGGTGAGGCACATGAAGAGATGCACCATGTCATCAATCCAGCAGATATCGTATATGGATACTGTACCGAATTTATGGTACACCTGCGTGAAACGAATGGGTTCAGAATGGAAGCATTCCGGGAGCGTATTAGTCAGTATGGCGATTCATTGCTTGTTGTAGCTGATGATGACTTGATCAAGGTTCACATTCATGCGGAAGAGCCGGGAGATGTGCTTTCTTTCGCACATAAGTATGGCACACTGGATCGCATCAAAATCGAAAACATGCGTCTTCAGCATGAGGCCGTTTTGCGCCGTCAGGAAGCGAAGCAGCAGACTGTGTCTCCTGTACCGGCTGTGCCGATAGAAGCTGCATCCGCTGTTGTAGAAGATGTAGTACCACCGCTTGATTTTGTAGTAGAGCCACAAAAAGCAAGCGAACGATACGGCATGATTGCGGTTGCGAGCGGAGCGGGTATTACAGAAATTTTCCGTAGTCTAGGTGTTGGTACGATTATTGAGGGTGGTCAGACAATGAACCCGAGTACCGAACAATTCGTACAGGCGATTGAGGCGAGCGGTGCATCGAATGTAATCATTCTGCCGAATAATAAAAATATTATCATGGCAGCGAAACAAGCAGCTGAACTTGTCGATATTCCAGTTGCGGTCATTCCGGCCGTTAGCGTTCCGCAAGGCATGTCAGCGATGCTAGCATTTGCACCAGAGGCTGAACTTGTCCACAATGAAGCAAGTATGACGGAAGCGGTAGGTCTTGTTAAGACCGGTCTTGTCACATATGCGGTGCGTGATACGAAGCTGAATGAGATTGAGATCAAAGAAGGCGACTTCATCGGCATTCAGGACGGTGAGATCGTGGCGGCCGGATCAGATATGTATACAGTAGCGACAGACCTGGTGGCCTGCATGGTCGAAAAGGACGATGAATTGATTACGGTTCTATATGGAGCTGATTCGACAGAAGCGAAGCTCGATGAATGGGAGAAACGCATTCGTGAGACGTACAGCTCATATGAAGTAGAAGTACATGAAGGTGGACAGCCACTGTATGCCTTTATTATTGCCGTTGAATAA
- a CDS encoding DegV family protein has product MNLYIVTDSTADIPKPLMQELNIPIVPLKVHVEGQTYLDGVTLSSNEFYEKLQSSEQLPRTSQPAPLDFVNVYEEIAARDPEAEIISIHLSSALSGTYQTAMLAAGMVEEKVKVHVVDSRSASYALGAIVVAAARLVRNGGTLEECLTLVRTLISEHRVYFVMDTLMYLQKGGRIGKAASIVGSLLNIKPILMFDESGEVAVVEKVRGKKKAVARILELAKEYANERPVTAAAVYTTDRDEAAVLKGQVEQELTVTGEAVLAQLGPVIGTYGGPGLLAITLYPETS; this is encoded by the coding sequence ATGAATCTATATATTGTAACCGACAGCACGGCAGACATCCCCAAGCCACTTATGCAAGAACTAAACATTCCGATTGTGCCGCTTAAGGTGCATGTGGAAGGACAGACATACTTAGATGGCGTTACGCTATCTTCCAATGAGTTTTATGAGAAATTACAATCATCAGAGCAACTGCCGCGCACATCACAGCCGGCACCGCTTGACTTTGTGAATGTATACGAAGAGATTGCAGCGCGTGATCCAGAAGCAGAAATTATCTCGATTCACTTGTCTAGTGCATTAAGCGGCACCTACCAGACAGCAATGCTTGCTGCGGGCATGGTGGAAGAGAAGGTCAAGGTACATGTCGTGGATAGTCGCTCGGCTTCGTATGCACTTGGTGCGATTGTGGTCGCTGCAGCACGTCTCGTACGCAACGGGGGTACGCTTGAAGAATGTCTTACGCTTGTTCGTACGCTCATTTCGGAGCACCGGGTGTATTTTGTGATGGATACGCTCATGTATTTGCAGAAAGGCGGCCGAATTGGCAAGGCAGCATCTATCGTTGGTTCCCTACTGAATATTAAGCCGATTCTTATGTTTGATGAGAGTGGCGAAGTAGCGGTTGTAGAAAAGGTACGCGGTAAGAAAAAAGCGGTCGCACGTATTCTGGAGCTGGCAAAAGAATATGCGAATGAGCGCCCGGTAACAGCAGCCGCAGTTTATACGACAGACCGTGATGAGGCTGCGGTGCTTAAAGGACAGGTTGAGCAGGAGCTTACTGTAACAGGCGAGGCGGTGTTGGCTCAGCTTGGGCCGGTTATCGGCACGTATGGCGGTCCGGGTCTATTAGCCATTACGCTCTATCCAGAGACTTCATAA